From Raphanus sativus cultivar WK10039 unplaced genomic scaffold, ASM80110v3 Scaffold0831, whole genome shotgun sequence, a single genomic window includes:
- the LOC108832266 gene encoding uncharacterized protein LOC108832266, giving the protein MPPTLCSLSFSDEPLRLLSCADNSISSSSVTVCRSYFHEIPPATVLMISFLPVLAFIESSLISRSSCVARQSQTSSQHEHQACVLLFDDLRFPRGALSSIFHSAPFLSLLQLHLKSYCS; this is encoded by the exons ATGCCACCGACCCTTTGTAGTCTCAG cttCTCCGACGAACCACTGCGTCTCCTCAGTTGTGCTGATAACTCCAT CAGCTCCTCTTCCGTTACTGTATGTCGTTCTTATTTCCATGAGATTCCTCCTGCGACAGTCTTGATGATTTCCTTCCTACCAGTTCTAGCCTTCATAGAATCTTCGTTGATCAGTCGAAGTTCATGTGTTGCTAGACAATCTCAGACCTCATCGCAGCATGAACATCAAGCATGTGTTCTCCTCTTTGATGATCTTAG ATTTCCAAGAGGAGCTCTGAGTTCAATCTTCCACAGTGCTCCTTTTCTCTCACTGCTTCAGCTCCACCTTAAAAGCTATTGTTCATGA